A window of Ictidomys tridecemlineatus isolate mIctTri1 chromosome 15, mIctTri1.hap1, whole genome shotgun sequence contains these coding sequences:
- the Tnnt1 gene encoding troponin T, slow skeletal muscle isoform X4, with the protein MSDTEEQEYEEEQAEEEEAAEEEEAPEEPEPVAEREEERPKPSRPVVPPLIPPKIPEGERVDFDDIHRKRMEKDLLELQTLIDVHFEQRKKEEEELIALKERIERRRAERAEQQRFRTEKERERQAKLAEEKMRKEEEEAKKRAEDDAKKKKVLSNMGAHFGGYLVKAEQKRGKRQTGREMKLRILSERKKPLDIDYLGEDQLREKAQELSDWIHQLESEKFDLMEKLKQQKYEINVLYNRISHAQKFRKGAGKGRVGGRWK; encoded by the exons ATGTCGGACACCGAAGAGCAGGAATACGAGGA GGAGCAGGCGGAAG AGGAGGAGGCggcggaggaggaggaag CCCCCGAGGAGCCGGAGCCGGTGGCAGAGCGAG AAGAAGAGCGCCCCAAACCAAG CCGTCCGGTGGTTCCTCCTTTGATCCCCCCGAAGATCCCAGAAGGGGAGCGTGTGGACTTCGAT GACATCCACCGTAAGCGCATGGAGAAAGACCTGCTGGAGCTGCAGACGCTCATCGACGTGCATTTCGAGCAgcggaagaaagaggaggaggagctcaTCGCGCTGAAGGAGCGCATT GAGCGGCGCCGGGCGGAGAGAGCCGAGCAGCAGCGCTTCCGAACCGAGAAGGAGCGCGAGCGGCAGGCCAAGCTGGCG gagGAGAAGATgcggaaggaggaggaggaggccaagaagagagcagaggacgaTGCCAAGAAGAAGAAGGTTCTGTCCAACATGGGGGCCCACTTTGGGGGCTACCTGGTCAAG GCAGAGCAGAAGCGTGGGAAGCGGCAGACGGGGCGGGAGATGAAACTGCGCATCCTGTCGGAGCGGAAGAAGCCTCTGGACATCGACTACCTGGGCGAGGACCAGCTCCG gGAGAAGGCCCAGGAGCTGTCGGACTGGATACACCAGCTGGAGTCCGAGAAGTTCGACCTGATGGAGAAGCTGAAGCAGCAGAAATATGAG ATCAACGTGCTCTACAACCGAATCAGCCACGCCCAGAAGTT CCGGAAGGGGGCAGGGAAGGGCCGAGTTGGAGGCCGCTGGAAGTGA
- the Tnnt1 gene encoding troponin T, slow skeletal muscle isoform X1, translated as MSDTEEQEYEEEQAEEEEAAEEEEAPEEPEPVAEREERPKPSRPVVPPLIPPKIPEGERVDFDDIHRKRMEKDLLELQTLIDVHFEQRKKEEEELIALKERIERRRAERAEQQRFRTEKERERQAKLAEEKMRKEEEEAKKRAEDDAKKKKVLSNMGAHFGGYLVKAEQKRGKRQTGREMKLRILSERKKPLDIDYLGEDQLREKAQELSDWIHQLESEKFDLMEKLKQQKYEINVLYNRISHAQKFRKGAGKGRVGGRWK; from the exons ATGTCGGACACCGAAGAGCAGGAATACGAGGA GGAGCAGGCGGAAG AGGAGGAGGCggcggaggaggaggaag CCCCCGAGGAGCCGGAGCCGGTGGCAGAGCGAG AAGAGCGCCCCAAACCAAG CCGTCCGGTGGTTCCTCCTTTGATCCCCCCGAAGATCCCAGAAGGGGAGCGTGTGGACTTCGAT GACATCCACCGTAAGCGCATGGAGAAAGACCTGCTGGAGCTGCAGACGCTCATCGACGTGCATTTCGAGCAgcggaagaaagaggaggaggagctcaTCGCGCTGAAGGAGCGCATT GAGCGGCGCCGGGCGGAGAGAGCCGAGCAGCAGCGCTTCCGAACCGAGAAGGAGCGCGAGCGGCAGGCCAAGCTGGCG gagGAGAAGATgcggaaggaggaggaggaggccaagaagagagcagaggacgaTGCCAAGAAGAAGAAGGTTCTGTCCAACATGGGGGCCCACTTTGGGGGCTACCTGGTCAAG GCAGAGCAGAAGCGTGGGAAGCGGCAGACGGGGCGGGAGATGAAACTGCGCATCCTGTCGGAGCGGAAGAAGCCTCTGGACATCGACTACCTGGGCGAGGACCAGCTCCG gGAGAAGGCCCAGGAGCTGTCGGACTGGATACACCAGCTGGAGTCCGAGAAGTTCGACCTGATGGAGAAGCTGAAGCAGCAGAAATATGAG ATCAACGTGCTCTACAACCGAATCAGCCACGCCCAGAAGTT CCGGAAGGGGGCAGGGAAGGGCCGAGTTGGAGGCCGCTGGAAGTGA
- the Tnnt1 gene encoding troponin T, slow skeletal muscle isoform X2: MSDTEEQEYEEEQAEEEEAAEEEEEEERPKPSRPVVPPLIPPKIPEGERVDFDDIHRKRMEKDLLELQTLIDVHFEQRKKEEEELIALKERIERRRAERAEQQRFRTEKERERQAKLAEEKMRKEEEEAKKRAEDDAKKKKVLSNMGAHFGGYLVKAEQKRGKRQTGREMKLRILSERKKPLDIDYLGEDQLREKAQELSDWIHQLESEKFDLMEKLKQQKYEINVLYNRISHAQKFRKGAGKGRVGGRWK, encoded by the exons ATGTCGGACACCGAAGAGCAGGAATACGAGGA GGAGCAGGCGGAAG AGGAGGAGGCggcggaggaggaggaag AAGAAGAGCGCCCCAAACCAAG CCGTCCGGTGGTTCCTCCTTTGATCCCCCCGAAGATCCCAGAAGGGGAGCGTGTGGACTTCGAT GACATCCACCGTAAGCGCATGGAGAAAGACCTGCTGGAGCTGCAGACGCTCATCGACGTGCATTTCGAGCAgcggaagaaagaggaggaggagctcaTCGCGCTGAAGGAGCGCATT GAGCGGCGCCGGGCGGAGAGAGCCGAGCAGCAGCGCTTCCGAACCGAGAAGGAGCGCGAGCGGCAGGCCAAGCTGGCG gagGAGAAGATgcggaaggaggaggaggaggccaagaagagagcagaggacgaTGCCAAGAAGAAGAAGGTTCTGTCCAACATGGGGGCCCACTTTGGGGGCTACCTGGTCAAG GCAGAGCAGAAGCGTGGGAAGCGGCAGACGGGGCGGGAGATGAAACTGCGCATCCTGTCGGAGCGGAAGAAGCCTCTGGACATCGACTACCTGGGCGAGGACCAGCTCCG gGAGAAGGCCCAGGAGCTGTCGGACTGGATACACCAGCTGGAGTCCGAGAAGTTCGACCTGATGGAGAAGCTGAAGCAGCAGAAATATGAG ATCAACGTGCTCTACAACCGAATCAGCCACGCCCAGAAGTT CCGGAAGGGGGCAGGGAAGGGCCGAGTTGGAGGCCGCTGGAAGTGA
- the Tnnt1 gene encoding troponin T, slow skeletal muscle isoform X3, whose protein sequence is MSDTEEQEYEEEQAEEEEAAEEEEEERPKPSRPVVPPLIPPKIPEGERVDFDDIHRKRMEKDLLELQTLIDVHFEQRKKEEEELIALKERIERRRAERAEQQRFRTEKERERQAKLAEEKMRKEEEEAKKRAEDDAKKKKVLSNMGAHFGGYLVKAEQKRGKRQTGREMKLRILSERKKPLDIDYLGEDQLREKAQELSDWIHQLESEKFDLMEKLKQQKYEINVLYNRISHAQKFRKGAGKGRVGGRWK, encoded by the exons ATGTCGGACACCGAAGAGCAGGAATACGAGGA GGAGCAGGCGGAAG AGGAGGAGGCggcggaggaggaggaag AAGAGCGCCCCAAACCAAG CCGTCCGGTGGTTCCTCCTTTGATCCCCCCGAAGATCCCAGAAGGGGAGCGTGTGGACTTCGAT GACATCCACCGTAAGCGCATGGAGAAAGACCTGCTGGAGCTGCAGACGCTCATCGACGTGCATTTCGAGCAgcggaagaaagaggaggaggagctcaTCGCGCTGAAGGAGCGCATT GAGCGGCGCCGGGCGGAGAGAGCCGAGCAGCAGCGCTTCCGAACCGAGAAGGAGCGCGAGCGGCAGGCCAAGCTGGCG gagGAGAAGATgcggaaggaggaggaggaggccaagaagagagcagaggacgaTGCCAAGAAGAAGAAGGTTCTGTCCAACATGGGGGCCCACTTTGGGGGCTACCTGGTCAAG GCAGAGCAGAAGCGTGGGAAGCGGCAGACGGGGCGGGAGATGAAACTGCGCATCCTGTCGGAGCGGAAGAAGCCTCTGGACATCGACTACCTGGGCGAGGACCAGCTCCG gGAGAAGGCCCAGGAGCTGTCGGACTGGATACACCAGCTGGAGTCCGAGAAGTTCGACCTGATGGAGAAGCTGAAGCAGCAGAAATATGAG ATCAACGTGCTCTACAACCGAATCAGCCACGCCCAGAAGTT CCGGAAGGGGGCAGGGAAGGGCCGAGTTGGAGGCCGCTGGAAGTGA
- the Tnnt1 gene encoding troponin T, slow skeletal muscle isoform X6, with the protein MEEGRSSGHIRREERPKPSRPVVPPLIPPKIPEGERVDFDDIHRKRMEKDLLELQTLIDVHFEQRKKEEEELIALKERIERRRAERAEQQRFRTEKERERQAKLAEEKMRKEEEEAKKRAEDDAKKKKVLSNMGAHFGGYLVKAEQKRGKRQTGREMKLRILSERKKPLDIDYLGEDQLREKAQELSDWIHQLESEKFDLMEKLKQQKYEINVLYNRISHAQKFRKGAGKGRVGGRWK; encoded by the exons ATGGAGGAGGGCAGGAGCTCTGGGCATATAAGGAGAG AAGAGCGCCCCAAACCAAG CCGTCCGGTGGTTCCTCCTTTGATCCCCCCGAAGATCCCAGAAGGGGAGCGTGTGGACTTCGAT GACATCCACCGTAAGCGCATGGAGAAAGACCTGCTGGAGCTGCAGACGCTCATCGACGTGCATTTCGAGCAgcggaagaaagaggaggaggagctcaTCGCGCTGAAGGAGCGCATT GAGCGGCGCCGGGCGGAGAGAGCCGAGCAGCAGCGCTTCCGAACCGAGAAGGAGCGCGAGCGGCAGGCCAAGCTGGCG gagGAGAAGATgcggaaggaggaggaggaggccaagaagagagcagaggacgaTGCCAAGAAGAAGAAGGTTCTGTCCAACATGGGGGCCCACTTTGGGGGCTACCTGGTCAAG GCAGAGCAGAAGCGTGGGAAGCGGCAGACGGGGCGGGAGATGAAACTGCGCATCCTGTCGGAGCGGAAGAAGCCTCTGGACATCGACTACCTGGGCGAGGACCAGCTCCG gGAGAAGGCCCAGGAGCTGTCGGACTGGATACACCAGCTGGAGTCCGAGAAGTTCGACCTGATGGAGAAGCTGAAGCAGCAGAAATATGAG ATCAACGTGCTCTACAACCGAATCAGCCACGCCCAGAAGTT CCGGAAGGGGGCAGGGAAGGGCCGAGTTGGAGGCCGCTGGAAGTGA
- the Tnnt1 gene encoding troponin T, slow skeletal muscle isoform X5, with protein MEEGRSSGHIRREEERPKPSRPVVPPLIPPKIPEGERVDFDDIHRKRMEKDLLELQTLIDVHFEQRKKEEEELIALKERIERRRAERAEQQRFRTEKERERQAKLAEEKMRKEEEEAKKRAEDDAKKKKVLSNMGAHFGGYLVKAEQKRGKRQTGREMKLRILSERKKPLDIDYLGEDQLREKAQELSDWIHQLESEKFDLMEKLKQQKYEINVLYNRISHAQKFRKGAGKGRVGGRWK; from the exons ATGGAGGAGGGCAGGAGCTCTGGGCATATAAGGAGAG AAGAAGAGCGCCCCAAACCAAG CCGTCCGGTGGTTCCTCCTTTGATCCCCCCGAAGATCCCAGAAGGGGAGCGTGTGGACTTCGAT GACATCCACCGTAAGCGCATGGAGAAAGACCTGCTGGAGCTGCAGACGCTCATCGACGTGCATTTCGAGCAgcggaagaaagaggaggaggagctcaTCGCGCTGAAGGAGCGCATT GAGCGGCGCCGGGCGGAGAGAGCCGAGCAGCAGCGCTTCCGAACCGAGAAGGAGCGCGAGCGGCAGGCCAAGCTGGCG gagGAGAAGATgcggaaggaggaggaggaggccaagaagagagcagaggacgaTGCCAAGAAGAAGAAGGTTCTGTCCAACATGGGGGCCCACTTTGGGGGCTACCTGGTCAAG GCAGAGCAGAAGCGTGGGAAGCGGCAGACGGGGCGGGAGATGAAACTGCGCATCCTGTCGGAGCGGAAGAAGCCTCTGGACATCGACTACCTGGGCGAGGACCAGCTCCG gGAGAAGGCCCAGGAGCTGTCGGACTGGATACACCAGCTGGAGTCCGAGAAGTTCGACCTGATGGAGAAGCTGAAGCAGCAGAAATATGAG ATCAACGTGCTCTACAACCGAATCAGCCACGCCCAGAAGTT CCGGAAGGGGGCAGGGAAGGGCCGAGTTGGAGGCCGCTGGAAGTGA